From a single Oreochromis niloticus isolate F11D_XX linkage group LG4, O_niloticus_UMD_NMBU, whole genome shotgun sequence genomic region:
- the paqr4a gene encoding progestin and adipoQ receptor family member 4a: MVSHKVLVAIILLNVYIGVQSVFYLFGGVLLTVLFAMAFLNGPRLLDWASSPPHLQFNKYVLTGYRPISSVQDCIRSLFYLHNELGNIYTHGIPLVCFLVLLPLNIPWSQISVTWLGVVHFLACLSPQLGSVVYHLFMNHEGGEPVYHTLLKLDVCGICMINTLGALPIVYTTLLCYPFIRTVALLVYILLSSHAIYCAVTARSSVRRLRSFAWQALFRFSFFLLRWVGVGGGSPTSLRHFLTMDALAVLGGVINITRIPERFWPGLFDYWCNSHQIMHVLVVISILYLHWGVLDDLLWITSYDCPSD, from the exons ATGGTTTCCCATAAGGTTTTAGTCGCAATAATCTTACTGAACGTGTATATAGGTGTACAGTCAGTTTTTTACTTATTCGGCGGTGTCCTTTTAACCGTCCTCTTTGCTATGGCATTTTTAAATGGACCCAGGCTGCTGGACTGGGCGAGTTCACCTCCACATCTTCAATTCAACAAATACGTCCTTACGGGATACCGGCCAATTTCCTCCGTGCAGGACTGCATCAGAAGCCTGTTTTACCTGCACAATGAACTTGGAAACATATACACTCACG GCATCCCTCTGGTTTGCTTCCTGGTGCTGCTGCCTCTTAACATCCCCTGGTCTCAGATCAGCGTGACATGGCTGGGTGTGGTGCACTTCCTGGCCTGCCTGTCACCCCAGCTGGGCTCTGTGGTCTACCACCTGTTCATGAACCACGAGGGAGGGGAGCCGGTCTACCACACCCTCCTGAAGCTGGACGTGTGTGGAATCTGCATGATCAACACGCTGG GAGCACTGCCTATCGTCTACACCACGCTGCTGTGCTACCCATTTATCCGCACCGTGGCCCTTTTAGTCTACATCCTGCTGTCCAGCCACGCCATCTACTGCGCCGTCACCGCTCGGAGCAGCGTTCGGCGGTTGCGCTCCTTCGCCTGGCAAGCGCTGTTTCGATTCTCCTTCTTCCTGCTCCGCTGGGTGGGCGTGGGCGGCGGCAGTCCCACCTCGCTACGCCACTTTCTCACGATGGATGCACTGGCCGTGCTGGGCGGGGTCATCAACATCACGCGCATCCCGGAGCGCTTTTGGCCGGGTCTCTTCGACTACTGGTGCAACAGCCACCAGATCATGCATGTACTGGTGGTGATCTCCATCCTTTACCTGCACTGGGGCGTGCTGGACGACCTTCTCTGGATCACCAGCTACGACTGCCCCTCAGATTGA